A region from the Melioribacter roseus P3M-2 genome encodes:
- a CDS encoding C1 family peptidase: MNCRKLLQIIFIVAVIPFVAAAQKKDKDEKRFEMIYKVETTPVKNQAKTGTCWSFATTSFIETELIRMGKGSHILSPMWNVRFTYPLKAENYIRYNGLTNFGMGGQAHDVMNVIRRHGMVPEEVYSGLKEGEKEHNHAEMDAVLKSIVSTVVKKKGGKITPAWKQLVETTLDIYLGEPPAEFEYNGKKYTPLSFVDSLGFNPDDYVELTSFTHHPFYGKFDLEIPDNWSKDLYYNVPIDDLMRIMDYALENGYSIAWDGDVSEKTFDRKKGIATLPVEESDNEDEENDEEELIEKSVTQEMRQETFDNQTTTDDHLMHIVGLAKDENGNKYYYTKNSWGTKDKKYDGYWYMSEAYTKLKVIAIMVHKDAVPDDIRPKLGF; the protein is encoded by the coding sequence ATGAACTGCAGAAAACTTTTACAAATAATTTTTATCGTCGCAGTTATTCCGTTTGTCGCCGCGGCGCAGAAAAAAGACAAAGACGAAAAACGCTTTGAAATGATTTATAAAGTGGAAACAACGCCGGTAAAAAATCAGGCTAAAACCGGCACATGCTGGTCGTTTGCCACAACGTCGTTTATCGAAACCGAATTAATAAGAATGGGCAAGGGCTCGCATATCCTTTCGCCAATGTGGAACGTAAGATTTACTTATCCCTTAAAAGCCGAAAATTATATCAGATACAACGGGCTGACAAATTTCGGAATGGGTGGACAGGCGCACGACGTAATGAACGTGATCCGGCGCCATGGGATGGTTCCCGAAGAAGTTTATTCGGGTTTGAAAGAGGGCGAGAAAGAACATAATCACGCCGAAATGGACGCAGTGCTTAAATCGATTGTGAGTACGGTAGTTAAGAAAAAAGGCGGCAAGATAACTCCTGCCTGGAAGCAGTTGGTAGAAACTACGCTCGATATCTATCTGGGAGAGCCGCCTGCTGAATTTGAATACAACGGGAAAAAATATACTCCTTTGAGTTTCGTCGATTCGCTGGGGTTTAATCCCGACGATTATGTTGAATTGACGTCGTTTACCCATCATCCGTTCTACGGCAAGTTCGATCTCGAAATACCCGACAATTGGAGCAAGGATTTGTATTATAACGTTCCGATAGACGATTTGATGCGCATTATGGATTACGCGCTCGAAAACGGCTACTCGATTGCATGGGACGGCGACGTCAGCGAAAAAACTTTCGACAGGAAAAAAGGAATCGCCACTCTTCCAGTCGAAGAATCCGACAACGAAGATGAAGAGAACGATGAAGAAGAATTAATCGAAAAATCGGTTACCCAGGAAATGCGGCAGGAAACGTTCGACAATCAAACTACAACCGACGACCACTTGATGCATATAGTCGGACTCGCAAAAGACGAGAACGGAAATAAATACTACTACACAAAAAATTCGTGGGGGACCAAAGATAAAAAGTACGACGGTTACTGGTATATGTCGGAGGCATATACAAAATTAAAAGTAATTGCCATTATGGTTCATAAAGACGCAGTGCCGGATGACATCAGACCAAAATTAGGTTTTTGA